A section of the Streptomyces sp. NBC_00178 genome encodes:
- a CDS encoding wax ester/triacylglycerol synthase family O-acyltransferase, producing the protein MSTELLAPLDLAFWHLETDAHPMHLGALAVFDPVPGAQPRELLELLGARAAAIPRLRMRVRDVLLPVGGAAWFTDKDFDVHRHVKRIVLSGDDFMPQATRLAGELMEQPLERGLPPWQMYLLDSVGDGPFAVLVKLHHALADGMRAVAIGAGIFDQIASAAAGRGAARRRHPVPPRSWLPGPQEAAGMALDRLGDVRRALGVGASVVRASRLDLRGSTALTARSSGTRRLATAELDADTVQRIRRTEGGTANDVLLALVAGALRRWMLERGEALPGVDPRALVPVSRRRPGAAATGNRLSAYLLGLPVGEPDPRERLRLVRTAMDRNKAAGPLRGAGAVAVLADQLPALAHRFGAPLAGNAARMLFDLLVTSVPLPRSALSLGGCPLRAVYPMAPLARGQSLAVALSTYGGRVQVGLVADGKALPDLDRLADAVHEELRELHALLPAVPAPA; encoded by the coding sequence TTGAGTACCGAGCTCCTGGCACCTCTTGATCTGGCTTTCTGGCACCTCGAAACCGACGCCCATCCGATGCATCTCGGGGCTCTGGCCGTGTTCGACCCGGTCCCCGGCGCGCAACCGCGGGAACTCCTCGAACTGCTCGGTGCCCGCGCCGCCGCCATCCCCCGGCTGCGCATGCGGGTGCGTGACGTCCTGCTGCCCGTCGGCGGCGCCGCGTGGTTCACCGACAAGGACTTCGACGTGCACCGTCACGTCAAGCGGATCGTGCTCAGCGGGGACGACTTCATGCCGCAGGCGACGCGGCTCGCGGGCGAACTCATGGAGCAACCGCTGGAACGCGGCCTGCCCCCCTGGCAGATGTACCTGCTGGACAGCGTGGGCGACGGCCCGTTCGCCGTGCTCGTCAAGCTGCACCACGCCCTCGCCGACGGCATGCGCGCCGTCGCCATCGGCGCCGGCATCTTCGACCAGATCGCGTCCGCCGCGGCCGGCCGGGGCGCGGCACGGCGCCGGCACCCGGTGCCGCCCCGCTCGTGGCTGCCCGGTCCGCAGGAGGCCGCGGGGATGGCGCTGGACCGGCTCGGCGACGTACGCCGGGCGCTGGGCGTCGGGGCCTCCGTCGTCCGTGCCAGCCGGCTCGACCTCCGCGGGTCCACGGCCCTGACCGCGCGCTCGAGTGGGACGCGCCGCCTGGCCACGGCCGAGCTCGACGCCGACACGGTGCAGCGCATCCGCCGCACCGAGGGCGGCACGGCCAACGACGTCCTGCTCGCCCTGGTCGCCGGCGCACTCCGCCGCTGGATGCTCGAACGGGGCGAGGCACTCCCGGGCGTGGACCCCCGCGCCCTCGTGCCCGTGTCGCGGCGCCGGCCGGGGGCCGCCGCGACCGGCAACAGGCTCTCCGCCTACCTTCTGGGACTACCCGTCGGGGAGCCCGACCCTCGCGAGCGTCTGCGGCTCGTGCGCACGGCGATGGACCGCAACAAGGCGGCCGGACCCCTTCGCGGGGCCGGCGCGGTCGCCGTACTGGCCGATCAGCTGCCCGCGCTCGCCCACCGGTTCGGTGCGCCGCTGGCCGGAAACGCGGCCCGGATGCTCTTCGATCTCCTCGTCACCAGCGTGCCGCTGCCGCGGTCGGCCCTCTCCCTCGGAGGCTGCCCGCTGCGCGCCGTCTACCCCATGGCGCCGCTGGCCCGTGGCCAGTCGCTCGCCGTCGCCCTCTCCACCTACGGCGGCCGGGTACAGGTCGGACTCGTGGCCGACGGCAAGGCGCTCCCCGACCTCGACCGGCTGGCCGACGCCGTGCACGAGGAACTCCGCGAGCTGCACGCGCTGCTGCCCGCGGTGCCCGCTCCCGCGTGA
- a CDS encoding GNAT family N-acetyltransferase: MTTYLESERLTLRPLAAADADLLIELDSDPAVMRYLTGGAPTPPEEVRDLVIPSILAGYERWGHDLGLFAAHEKDGAAFAGWFCLRPLRGGPREEAELGYRLRQAVWGRGYATEVSQALLAKGFTELGIRMVWAETMTVNRPSRNVMEKLGMTLAECIPTPDDMKTVEGSEHGGVRYEIRKEQWDRRQA; the protein is encoded by the coding sequence GTGACCACCTACCTCGAGTCCGAGCGGCTGACCCTGCGCCCCTTGGCCGCCGCCGACGCGGACCTGCTGATCGAGCTGGACAGCGACCCGGCGGTGATGCGCTACCTGACCGGCGGCGCTCCGACTCCCCCGGAGGAGGTCCGCGACCTCGTCATCCCCAGCATCCTCGCCGGCTACGAGCGCTGGGGTCACGATCTCGGCCTGTTCGCCGCGCACGAGAAGGACGGCGCCGCGTTCGCCGGCTGGTTCTGCCTGCGTCCGCTCCGCGGCGGCCCACGCGAGGAGGCCGAACTCGGCTACCGCCTGCGTCAGGCGGTCTGGGGCAGGGGCTATGCGACGGAGGTCTCGCAGGCGCTGCTCGCGAAGGGGTTCACCGAGCTCGGGATCCGCATGGTCTGGGCCGAGACGATGACGGTGAACCGCCCTTCGCGCAACGTCATGGAGAAGCTCGGGATGACGCTCGCGGAGTGCATCCCCACCCCGGACGACATGAAGACGGTCGAGGGTTCCGAGCACGGGGGTGTGCGGTACGAGATCAGGAAGGAGCAGTGGGACCGGCGGCAGGCGTAG
- a CDS encoding Fpg/Nei family DNA glycosylase — translation MPELPEVEALRDFLDDHLVGKEIARVLPLAISVLKTYDPPPADLEGSTVTSVARHGKFLDIAAGPLHLLIHLARAGWLQWKDSFPATPPRPGKGPLAMRVQLAGGDGFDLTEMGTTKRLAVHLVRDPADVPGVARLGPDPLADSFDRDAFATLLGGERRQIKGALRDQSLIAGIGNAYSDEILHVAKMSPFKLTTSLGDDDVTHLYQAMRTTLQEAVERSRGVAAGRLKAEKKSSMRVHGRTGLPCPVCGDTVLEVSFSDSSLQYCPTCQTGGKPLADRRLSRLLK, via the coding sequence ATGCCCGAACTGCCCGAAGTCGAAGCCCTGCGGGACTTCCTCGACGACCACCTGGTCGGCAAGGAGATCGCCCGCGTCCTCCCGCTCGCGATCAGCGTCCTGAAGACGTACGACCCCCCGCCGGCCGATCTGGAGGGATCCACCGTCACGTCCGTGGCCCGGCACGGCAAGTTCCTCGACATCGCGGCCGGCCCGCTCCACCTGCTCATCCACCTCGCACGCGCCGGCTGGCTGCAGTGGAAGGACAGCTTCCCCGCCACACCGCCACGGCCCGGCAAAGGGCCGCTCGCGATGCGCGTCCAGCTCGCCGGTGGCGACGGGTTCGACCTGACGGAGATGGGCACCACCAAGCGCCTGGCCGTCCACCTGGTACGCGACCCGGCCGACGTCCCCGGAGTCGCACGACTCGGCCCCGACCCGCTCGCGGACTCCTTCGACCGGGACGCGTTCGCGACGCTGCTCGGCGGGGAACGCCGGCAGATCAAGGGAGCGCTGCGCGACCAGTCGCTGATCGCGGGCATCGGCAACGCCTACAGCGACGAGATCCTGCACGTCGCGAAGATGTCGCCCTTCAAACTCACCACGTCCCTCGGCGACGACGACGTCACCCACCTCTACCAGGCGATGCGCACCACGCTCCAGGAGGCCGTCGAACGCTCCCGTGGTGTCGCGGCAGGCCGGCTCAAGGCCGAGAAGAAGAGCAGCATGCGCGTCCACGGCCGCACCGGCCTGCCCTGCCCGGTCTGCGGTGACACCGTGCTGGAGGTGTCGTTCAGCGACTCCTCGCTGCAGTACTGCCCCACCTGTCAGACCGGAGGCAAACCCCTGGCCGACCGGAGACTGTCCCGCCTGCTCAAGTAG
- a CDS encoding LytR/AlgR family response regulator transcription factor, with translation MLRVLAVDDEEPALEELLYLLRADPRIRRAEGATGATEALRRIGGAVDAAPDDPSAIDVVFLDIHMAGLTGLDVAQLLAGFAAPPLIVFVTAHEGFAVHAFDLKAVDYVLKPVRRERLAEAVRRVAEQVGERSAPVHDTATDQVAVELGGVIRFVPVDDIAYAEAQGDYARLHTATGSHLVRIPLTTLEERWRSRGFVRIHRRHLVALNRIDELRLDAGSMSVRIGSAELAVSRRHTRALRDLLMRQTGR, from the coding sequence ATGCTGCGCGTACTCGCCGTCGATGACGAAGAACCCGCCCTGGAAGAGCTCCTTTACCTCCTGCGCGCCGATCCCCGCATCCGCCGCGCCGAGGGGGCCACCGGTGCGACCGAGGCGCTGCGCCGCATCGGCGGCGCCGTCGACGCGGCGCCGGACGATCCCTCGGCCATCGACGTCGTGTTTCTCGACATCCACATGGCGGGCCTGACCGGACTCGACGTGGCCCAGCTCCTGGCCGGGTTCGCCGCACCCCCGCTCATCGTCTTCGTCACCGCGCACGAGGGTTTCGCCGTGCACGCCTTCGACCTCAAGGCGGTCGACTACGTCCTCAAACCGGTCCGCCGCGAGCGCCTCGCCGAAGCCGTGCGCCGCGTCGCCGAACAGGTCGGCGAACGCTCGGCGCCCGTCCACGACACGGCGACCGACCAGGTCGCCGTGGAACTCGGCGGAGTCATCCGCTTCGTGCCCGTCGACGACATCGCGTACGCCGAGGCGCAGGGCGACTACGCGCGGCTGCACACCGCCACCGGCAGCCATCTCGTCCGTATACCGCTCACCACCCTGGAGGAACGCTGGCGCTCCCGCGGCTTCGTCCGCATCCACCGCCGCCACCTCGTGGCACTCAACCGCATCGACGAACTGCGGCTGGACGCGGGCAGCATGAGCGTCCGCATCGGATCGGCCGAACTAGCCGTCAGCCGCCGCCATACCCGCGCCCTGCGCGACCTCCTGATGCGGCAGACCGGGCGCTGA
- a CDS encoding SDR family NAD(P)-dependent oxidoreductase: protein MTVTEDSPELAPGTDEFGPGVDPERLAVCLSVLDELNTIEVDHPDAVAVRRATAGIYRTVKQRRRQERRAAKTAHDKAVTEATATGSAERIDDETQGVLPSSSATAEIAGILQRPRSCYICKTRYVEVDAFYHQLCQSCAKENRDRRDARTDLTGRRALLTGGRAKIGMYIALRLLRDGAHTTITTRFPNDAIRRFKAMPDSDDWIHRLKIVGIDLRDPAQVVALADSVAAEGPLDILINNAAQTVRRSPQAYSELLGAESAPLPAGELPAAEVIGTFGSGTVDRVAALPAARRESQGLSAQDITDLALVTGSASPARIAAGTAIDAGGLVPDLHDTNSWIQTVDEVEPIELLEVQLCNSTAPFILISRLRPAMARTASKRAYVVNVSAMEGVFGRGYKGAGHPHTNMAKAALNMLTRTSAQEMFEKDGILMTAVDTGWITDERPHPDKMRLAEEGFHAPLDLVDGAARVYDPIVRGEEGEDLYGCFLKDYAPAGW from the coding sequence ATGACGGTGACAGAGGACAGCCCGGAGCTCGCTCCCGGTACCGACGAGTTCGGTCCCGGTGTCGACCCGGAGCGGCTGGCCGTCTGCCTGAGCGTGCTGGACGAGCTGAACACCATCGAGGTGGACCACCCCGACGCCGTCGCCGTGCGCCGGGCCACCGCCGGCATCTACCGCACCGTGAAGCAGCGCCGCCGCCAGGAGCGGCGGGCCGCGAAGACCGCGCACGACAAGGCGGTCACCGAGGCCACGGCGACCGGTTCCGCCGAACGCATCGACGACGAGACGCAGGGGGTCCTTCCCTCCTCCTCGGCCACCGCCGAGATCGCGGGCATCCTCCAGCGCCCGCGGTCCTGCTACATCTGCAAGACGCGCTACGTCGAGGTGGACGCCTTCTACCACCAGCTCTGCCAGTCGTGCGCCAAGGAGAACCGGGACCGGCGCGACGCCCGCACGGACCTCACGGGACGCCGCGCCCTGCTCACCGGTGGCCGGGCGAAGATCGGCATGTACATCGCCCTGCGGCTGCTGCGCGACGGTGCGCACACCACCATCACGACGCGCTTCCCCAACGACGCGATCCGCCGCTTCAAGGCGATGCCCGACAGCGACGACTGGATCCACCGCCTGAAGATCGTCGGCATAGACCTGCGCGACCCGGCCCAGGTCGTCGCCCTCGCCGACTCGGTCGCCGCGGAGGGCCCGCTGGACATCCTGATCAACAACGCCGCGCAGACCGTACGCCGCTCCCCGCAGGCGTACAGCGAACTGCTCGGTGCCGAGTCCGCGCCGCTGCCCGCGGGTGAGCTCCCCGCCGCCGAGGTCATCGGGACGTTCGGCAGCGGCACGGTCGACCGCGTGGCCGCCCTGCCCGCCGCGCGCCGGGAGAGCCAGGGGCTCAGCGCGCAGGACATCACGGATCTCGCGCTGGTCACCGGGTCCGCCTCCCCGGCGCGTATCGCCGCCGGCACCGCGATCGACGCGGGCGGTCTCGTCCCGGACCTGCACGACACCAACAGCTGGATCCAGACCGTCGACGAGGTCGAGCCGATCGAGCTCCTCGAGGTCCAGCTCTGCAATTCGACCGCGCCCTTCATCCTGATCAGCCGGCTGCGTCCGGCGATGGCCAGGACGGCGTCGAAGCGCGCCTACGTGGTCAACGTCTCCGCGATGGAGGGCGTGTTCGGCCGCGGTTACAAGGGCGCGGGCCACCCGCACACGAACATGGCCAAGGCGGCGCTGAACATGCTGACCCGCACCAGCGCCCAGGAGATGTTCGAGAAGGACGGCATCCTGATGACGGCCGTGGACACCGGCTGGATCACGGACGAGCGCCCGCACCCCGACAAGATGCGCCTCGCCGAGGAGGGTTTCCACGCGCCCCTCGACCTCGTCGACGGCGCGGCGCGGGTCTACGACCCGATCGTCCGCGGTGAAGAGGGCGAGGACCTGTACGGCTGCTTCCTCAAGGACTACGCGCCCGCCGGCTGGTGA
- a CDS encoding YndJ family protein, producing MSVLVGLVVILGMLVIVPLGLRLTEDPRLDRVRRLWPLFAVPGALSLWLPRGGAAGTLALCYALGTLVLAAHAPLRLVRTRRAGPAEVALLTALVTPSVAALALVAERSGHALFGFGLGILALTVPHFHFAGFAAALVAGLVCCAEDGPAGRFAALSVPSGTLLVLLGYFTGEGTELAGAVVLTAGMWTVALLTWRTARAPGRDRTTGVLLAVSAAVLVATMVLALSWALGEATGLPHPTLTWMAATHGLGNALGFALCALLARRRLQTLTRPEGGPA from the coding sequence GTGTCCGTACTGGTCGGTCTCGTCGTGATACTGGGCATGCTGGTGATCGTGCCCCTCGGCCTTCGGCTCACCGAAGACCCCCGGCTGGACCGCGTGCGGCGCCTGTGGCCCCTCTTCGCCGTCCCCGGGGCCCTGTCCCTGTGGCTTCCGCGCGGCGGCGCCGCCGGCACCCTCGCCCTCTGCTACGCACTGGGCACGCTGGTCCTCGCGGCTCACGCCCCGCTGCGCCTGGTCCGGACACGCCGCGCAGGACCTGCGGAGGTGGCGCTGCTCACGGCGCTCGTCACCCCGTCGGTCGCCGCGCTCGCCCTCGTGGCCGAGCGTTCGGGCCACGCGCTGTTCGGGTTCGGGCTCGGCATCCTCGCGCTGACGGTGCCGCACTTCCACTTCGCCGGGTTCGCGGCCGCCCTCGTCGCCGGACTCGTCTGCTGCGCCGAGGACGGGCCGGCGGGCCGCTTCGCCGCCCTGAGCGTCCCGTCCGGCACACTGCTCGTCCTGCTCGGCTACTTCACCGGCGAAGGGACCGAGCTGGCCGGGGCGGTCGTCCTCACCGCCGGCATGTGGACCGTCGCCCTGCTCACCTGGCGCACCGCCCGCGCCCCCGGCCGCGACCGCACCACCGGCGTCCTGCTCGCCGTGTCGGCGGCGGTGCTCGTGGCCACCATGGTCCTCGCGCTGAGCTGGGCGCTCGGCGAGGCCACCGGACTCCCCCACCCCACCCTGACCTGGATGGCCGCCACGCACGGACTCGGCAACGCACTGGGCTTCGCGCTCTGTGCGCTGCTCGCCCGGCGCCGGCTCCAGACCCTCACCCGGCCGGAAGGCGGACCCGCATGA
- a CDS encoding lipase maturation factor family protein, whose amino-acid sequence MEWFTAEGYWLSRLVFQRSLAAVYLVAFVAAARQFRALIGARGMLPAPDLLRSTSWRAAPGLFRLHYSDRFFALVAWTGAAVSLALLAGADAHLPLGAAMALWAVPWVLYLSIVQVGQIWYGFGWESLLLETGFLAVFLGNADTAAPVLVLWLLRWLLFRVEFGAGLIKIRGDECWRRLTCLDFHHETQPMPGPLSWFFHRLPRPVHRVEVAANHVTQLVFPFLLFTPQPVASGAAGLMVVTQLWLVLSGNFAWLNWLTIVLALAAVDWSPIAGPPPAQAAPPLWYEVVVCGVTALVVLLSHRPARNLVSRRQAMNRSFDPLHLVNTYGAFGSISRMRLEVVVEGTRDPVVHEGTRWLAYGFRGKPGDPRRLPRQFAPYHLRLDWMMWFAALSPAYARPWFEPFVERLLRGDRDTLRLLGHNPFPEGPPAHIRARVFHYRFTDLRELRTTGRWWERTYVRDFMRPMARPVPLRPDDGTR is encoded by the coding sequence ATGGAGTGGTTCACCGCCGAGGGCTACTGGCTGAGCAGGCTGGTCTTCCAGCGCTCCCTGGCCGCCGTGTATCTGGTCGCGTTCGTCGCAGCCGCGCGTCAGTTCCGGGCGCTGATCGGCGCCCGGGGCATGCTGCCCGCGCCCGATCTCCTGCGCAGCACCTCCTGGCGCGCGGCTCCGGGGCTGTTCCGCCTGCACTACTCCGACCGCTTCTTCGCCCTGGTCGCGTGGACGGGCGCCGCGGTCTCGCTCGCCCTGCTCGCCGGGGCGGACGCGCATCTGCCCCTGGGGGCCGCGATGGCCCTGTGGGCGGTGCCCTGGGTGCTGTACCTGTCGATCGTGCAGGTCGGCCAGATCTGGTACGGCTTCGGGTGGGAATCGCTCCTGCTGGAGACCGGCTTCCTCGCCGTCTTCCTCGGCAACGCGGACACGGCGGCCCCCGTGCTGGTCCTCTGGCTCCTGCGCTGGCTGCTGTTCCGGGTCGAGTTCGGGGCGGGGCTCATCAAGATCCGGGGGGACGAATGCTGGCGACGGCTGACCTGCCTGGACTTCCATCACGAGACACAGCCCATGCCCGGCCCCCTGAGCTGGTTCTTCCACCGGCTGCCGAGACCGGTCCACCGGGTGGAGGTGGCGGCCAACCACGTGACCCAACTCGTGTTTCCCTTCCTGCTGTTCACCCCCCAGCCGGTGGCGAGCGGCGCAGCGGGGCTGATGGTGGTCACCCAGCTGTGGCTGGTTCTGTCAGGGAACTTCGCGTGGCTGAACTGGCTGACGATCGTGCTCGCCCTCGCCGCGGTCGACTGGTCGCCGATCGCCGGTCCCCCGCCCGCCCAGGCCGCGCCACCGCTCTGGTACGAGGTGGTGGTGTGCGGGGTCACGGCACTGGTCGTGCTGCTCAGCCACCGGCCGGCACGCAACCTGGTCTCCCGCCGTCAGGCGATGAACCGGTCCTTCGACCCGCTGCACCTGGTCAACACCTACGGGGCCTTCGGAAGCATCAGCCGGATGCGCCTGGAGGTGGTGGTCGAGGGGACCCGCGATCCGGTGGTGCACGAGGGAACGCGCTGGCTCGCCTACGGCTTCCGCGGAAAACCCGGCGACCCGCGCAGGCTTCCTCGCCAGTTCGCCCCTTACCACCTGCGGCTGGACTGGATGATGTGGTTCGCGGCGCTCTCGCCGGCCTACGCGCGCCCCTGGTTCGAGCCGTTCGTCGAGCGGCTGCTGCGGGGCGACCGCGACACACTGCGGCTCCTGGGCCACAATCCGTTCCCCGAGGGGCCGCCCGCGCACATCCGGGCCAGGGTCTTCCACTACCGCTTCACGGACCTGCGGGAACTGCGCACCACCGGCCGCTGGTGGGAGCGGACCTACGTACGCGACTTCATGCGGCCGATGGCCCGGCCGGTTCCGCTCCGGCCGGACGACGGGACGCGCTGA
- a CDS encoding DUF1990 family protein, which produces MSTLTYPEVGATRLSPLPDGYHHLHHRAPVGRGRAEFEAAGAAVTEWRMHRAAGAGVNASAARAAAGVLVEVSAGIGRFRVTAPCEVVWAAYEDHRTGFAYGTRARHPERGEESFVVELSDDGTVWFTVTAFSRPALWYARLAGPLVPLAQRWYARRLGNVLRRSVSLA; this is translated from the coding sequence ATGAGCACCCTCACCTACCCCGAGGTCGGAGCCACCCGGCTCAGCCCCCTCCCGGACGGGTACCACCACCTGCACCACAGGGCTCCCGTCGGCAGGGGCCGGGCGGAGTTCGAGGCCGCGGGTGCCGCTGTCACCGAGTGGCGGATGCACCGGGCGGCGGGGGCAGGCGTGAACGCCTCCGCGGCCCGGGCGGCGGCCGGAGTCCTCGTCGAGGTCTCGGCGGGGATCGGGCGGTTCCGCGTCACCGCCCCCTGCGAGGTCGTCTGGGCGGCGTACGAGGACCACCGCACCGGGTTCGCCTACGGCACCCGCGCCCGGCACCCCGAACGCGGCGAGGAGAGCTTCGTCGTGGAGCTCTCGGACGACGGCACCGTCTGGTTCACCGTGACGGCCTTCTCGCGGCCCGCCCTCTGGTACGCCCGGCTCGCGGGTCCGCTCGTGCCGCTCGCCCAGCGGTGGTACGCGCGACGGCTCGGAAACGTGCTCCGGCGCTCCGTGTCGTTGGCCTGA
- a CDS encoding SpoIIE family protein phosphatase has product MDDRAGALSLPDDWPAHPDLSLALNRMGSFDWDLDSGLMHMDEPALDVFDLTADEYDDDPATLGQRVPADEAIRLDGMVSQALKSGRNNYGAYFRRKRRDGTLCWTHTQGFIRRDATGRPCRIIGIIRDATQELAESTARRTVDEERRRRTSLVEGTTAALAHARTVQDVTEVLKSSRGLANLGATSLVMGLLENGRIHLVADGPEGAFVQGTRYTRVDEAYPMSEVIRTLTPRFIESADDFATSYPILWPHISHLGITAAAYMPLIAQARPIGALGLLYGDKAGFTADERNLLVALGSSIAQSLQRAMLYEQEHDLAEGLQQAMLPRRIPEVPGAQVAVRYRSARLGRDIGGDWYDIIALPGGRVGAVIGDVQGHDTHAAAVMGQLRIVLRAYAAEGHSPATVMARASVFLHELDTDRFATCTYAEADLTTGVVQLVRAGHVDPALRDVDGSCRKLPVDGGLPLGLSAEFGRLEYPVSTVDLDPGQTMILYTDGMVELPGTDLDDGMRLLASTVADGPEDLQRLADRLCEVVDERGGEDDMAVLLLRRNAAHAPHPGGRLQQHVAQNDPEALSSCRHMIRAAVRAWGAKERADEVELAADELITNALMHTDGGAIVTIRVLTGPERRLRVDVEDRSSALPRRREAGESGVSGRGLMLVDRLADVWGVESRGNGKCVWCEFLIEGHR; this is encoded by the coding sequence ATGGATGATCGGGCGGGTGCCCTGTCACTCCCGGACGACTGGCCCGCCCACCCGGATCTCAGCCTCGCCCTGAACCGAATGGGCAGCTTCGACTGGGACCTGGACAGCGGCCTCATGCACATGGACGAGCCCGCCCTCGACGTGTTCGACCTGACGGCCGACGAGTACGACGACGATCCGGCGACGCTCGGACAGCGCGTGCCGGCGGACGAGGCGATCCGGCTCGACGGCATGGTCTCCCAGGCGCTCAAGAGCGGCCGGAACAACTACGGCGCGTACTTCCGCCGCAAGCGGCGCGACGGAACCCTGTGCTGGACCCACACCCAGGGGTTCATCCGACGGGACGCCACCGGGCGCCCCTGCCGGATCATCGGCATCATCCGCGACGCCACCCAGGAGCTGGCCGAGTCCACGGCCCGCCGGACCGTCGACGAGGAACGCCGGCGGCGCACCAGCCTCGTCGAGGGCACCACGGCCGCCCTGGCCCACGCGCGAACGGTCCAGGACGTCACCGAGGTGCTGAAGAGTTCCAGGGGTCTCGCCAACCTCGGGGCCACCAGCCTCGTCATGGGCCTGCTGGAGAACGGCCGGATCCACCTCGTGGCCGACGGCCCCGAAGGGGCGTTCGTGCAGGGCACCCGCTACACCCGGGTGGACGAGGCGTACCCGATGAGCGAAGTGATCCGCACCCTCACCCCCCGCTTCATCGAGAGCGCCGACGACTTCGCCACCTCGTACCCGATCCTCTGGCCGCACATCAGCCACCTCGGGATCACCGCCGCCGCGTACATGCCGCTGATCGCGCAGGCGCGCCCGATCGGGGCACTCGGGCTCCTCTACGGCGACAAGGCCGGATTCACCGCCGACGAGCGGAATCTGCTCGTCGCCCTCGGCAGCTCGATCGCCCAGAGTCTCCAGCGGGCCATGCTCTACGAGCAGGAGCACGACCTCGCCGAGGGCCTCCAGCAGGCGATGCTCCCGCGCCGCATCCCGGAGGTACCGGGGGCGCAGGTCGCCGTCCGCTACCGGTCCGCCCGGCTGGGCCGCGACATCGGCGGGGACTGGTACGACATCATCGCCCTCCCCGGCGGCCGGGTCGGTGCCGTCATCGGCGACGTGCAGGGGCACGACACCCACGCGGCGGCCGTCATGGGCCAGCTCAGGATCGTGCTGCGCGCCTACGCCGCCGAGGGGCACAGTCCGGCCACGGTGATGGCGCGGGCCTCCGTCTTCCTCCACGAACTCGACACCGACCGCTTCGCCACCTGCACCTACGCCGAGGCCGACCTGACCACGGGGGTGGTCCAGCTGGTCCGGGCCGGTCACGTCGACCCCGCGCTCAGGGACGTGGACGGCAGCTGCCGCAAGCTGCCCGTGGACGGCGGACTGCCGCTGGGGCTCTCCGCGGAATTCGGGCGGCTCGAATATCCGGTCAGCACCGTCGACCTGGACCCGGGCCAGACGATGATCCTCTACACCGACGGCATGGTGGAACTCCCGGGAACCGATCTCGACGACGGCATGCGGCTCCTCGCCTCGACCGTGGCCGACGGCCCCGAGGACCTGCAGAGGCTGGCCGACCGGCTCTGCGAGGTCGTCGACGAGCGGGGCGGCGAGGACGACATGGCGGTGCTGCTCCTGCGCCGCAACGCCGCCCACGCCCCGCACCCGGGCGGCCGGCTCCAGCAGCACGTCGCGCAGAACGACCCGGAGGCCCTCAGCTCGTGCCGCCACATGATCCGTGCCGCCGTGCGCGCCTGGGGTGCCAAGGAGCGCGCCGACGAGGTCGAACTCGCCGCCGACGAGCTGATCACCAACGCGCTGATGCACACCGACGGCGGCGCGATCGTCACCATCCGGGTGCTGACCGGACCCGAACGGCGGCTCAGGGTCGACGTCGAGGACCGCTCCAGCGCGCTGCCGCGCCGCAGGGAGGCGGGGGAGTCCGGTGTCTCCGGCCGTGGCCTCATGCTCGTCGACCGACTGGCCGATGTCTGGGGAGTGGAGTCCCGGGGGAACGGCAAGTGCGTGTGGTGCGAGTTCCTCATCGAGGGGCACCGGTAG